In Actinobacillus indolicus, a single genomic region encodes these proteins:
- a CDS encoding Tex family protein, with protein sequence MTDVLNHQISQIIAAELAVRSEQIFAAMTLLDEGNTIPFIARYRKEVTGGLDDTQLRHFETRLLYLRELNDRRQTILKSIEEQGKLTDELREKIEQTQSKTELEDLYLPYKPKRRTRGQIAIEAGLEPLADSLWNDPSQVPETVAEAYVDAEKGVADVKSALDGARYILMERFSEDADLLAKLRQYLTANATLEAKVIEGKEEEGEKFRDYFAHSEPLKNVPSHRALAMFRGRNEGILSLNLNADPDAEEGSRSSYCEEIIREHLGVQLRQQPADSWRSQVIAWTWKIKALLHLETELMGALREKAEEEAIDVFARNLSALLMAAPAGARNTMGLDPGLRTGVKVAVVDNTGKLLDTATIYPHTGQMDAAMVTIYKLIKQHNVDLIAIGNGTASRETERFAKEVIKEIKENKPQTVVVSEAGASVYSASELAAAEFPELDVSLRGAVSIARRLQDPLAELVKIEPKAIGVGQYQHDVNQSQLARKLDAVVEDCVNAVGVDLNTASAPLLARVAGMTKTLAQNIVAYRDENGRFNSRSDLKKVARLGPKAFEQCAGFMRILGGKNPLDASSVHPEAYPVVEKILQATASTLGELMGNSTKIHSLNAKDFVDEQFGLPTVNDIFKELEKPGRDPRGEFKTAIFMDGVEEISDLKVGMILEGTVTNVTNFGAFVDIGVHQDGLVHISMLSNSFVEDPHQVVKTGDVVKVKVLEVDVARKRIALTMRLDDKPTDKRDTSGEKRKEFGKSDRSQKPERQSFGNNAFADALKGWKK encoded by the coding sequence ATGACTGATGTTTTAAACCACCAAATCAGCCAAATTATTGCCGCAGAATTAGCGGTACGATCTGAACAAATTTTTGCAGCGATGACCTTACTTGATGAGGGGAATACTATTCCATTTATCGCCCGTTATCGTAAAGAAGTAACAGGTGGATTGGATGATACTCAACTTCGCCATTTTGAAACACGTTTGCTCTATTTGCGTGAGCTAAACGACCGCCGTCAAACTATTTTGAAATCCATTGAAGAGCAAGGCAAGCTCACCGATGAACTGCGTGAAAAAATTGAACAAACGCAGAGTAAAACGGAGCTTGAAGATCTCTATTTGCCGTATAAACCAAAACGCCGTACTCGTGGGCAAATTGCGATTGAAGCAGGGCTTGAACCGTTGGCTGACAGTCTTTGGAACGATCCTAGCCAAGTGCCTGAAACAGTCGCTGAAGCCTATGTAGATGCAGAAAAAGGTGTGGCAGATGTGAAATCTGCACTTGATGGGGCAAGATATATTTTGATGGAACGTTTTTCCGAAGATGCAGATCTGCTTGCAAAATTACGTCAATATCTGACCGCTAATGCCACTCTTGAAGCGAAGGTGATTGAAGGTAAGGAAGAAGAAGGCGAGAAATTCCGTGACTATTTTGCTCACAGTGAGCCGTTGAAAAATGTGCCGTCACACCGTGCATTAGCGATGTTCCGTGGGCGTAATGAAGGTATTTTGTCGCTCAATTTGAATGCTGATCCTGATGCGGAAGAAGGTAGCCGTTCAAGTTATTGTGAAGAGATTATTCGTGAGCATTTAGGTGTACAACTTCGCCAGCAACCAGCAGACAGTTGGCGTTCGCAGGTGATTGCGTGGACGTGGAAAATCAAAGCGTTGTTACACCTTGAAACGGAATTAATGGGGGCATTGCGAGAAAAAGCGGAAGAAGAAGCAATTGATGTATTTGCGCGTAATTTATCCGCATTATTAATGGCTGCACCGGCAGGGGCAAGAAATACGATGGGATTAGACCCAGGTTTGCGTACTGGGGTGAAAGTGGCTGTGGTAGATAATACGGGCAAATTATTAGATACCGCCACGATTTATCCGCATACGGGACAGATGGACGCAGCAATGGTGACCATTTATAAGCTGATTAAACAGCATAATGTTGATTTAATTGCGATTGGTAACGGCACGGCTTCTCGTGAAACGGAGCGTTTTGCCAAAGAAGTGATTAAAGAGATCAAAGAGAATAAACCGCAAACCGTGGTGGTAAGTGAAGCAGGGGCATCGGTTTATTCGGCTTCAGAATTAGCGGCAGCAGAGTTCCCTGAGCTTGATGTATCCTTGCGTGGTGCGGTGTCGATTGCTCGCCGTTTGCAAGATCCGTTGGCGGAATTGGTGAAAATTGAACCTAAAGCGATTGGCGTAGGGCAATATCAGCACGATGTTAATCAGTCACAACTGGCGCGTAAACTTGATGCGGTGGTCGAAGATTGTGTAAATGCGGTGGGTGTGGACTTAAATACCGCTTCTGCACCATTGCTTGCGCGTGTGGCGGGTATGACGAAAACCTTGGCTCAAAATATTGTGGCTTACCGTGATGAAAATGGGCGTTTTAATTCTCGTTCTGACCTGAAAAAAGTCGCTCGCTTAGGACCAAAAGCCTTTGAGCAGTGTGCTGGTTTTATGCGAATTTTAGGCGGAAAAAATCCGCTTGATGCCTCAAGTGTTCACCCAGAAGCCTATCCTGTGGTGGAAAAAATCTTACAGGCAACCGCTTCTACCTTGGGTGAGTTGATGGGGAACTCAACGAAAATTCATAGTTTGAATGCCAAAGATTTTGTTGATGAACAGTTTGGCTTGCCAACGGTAAACGATATTTTCAAAGAACTTGAAAAGCCGGGGCGTGACCCTCGTGGTGAGTTCAAAACGGCGATCTTTATGGACGGCGTAGAAGAAATCAGCGATTTGAAAGTCGGTATGATTTTAGAAGGCACTGTCACTAACGTAACGAACTTCGGCGCGTTTGTGGATATTGGCGTTCATCAAGACGGTTTAGTGCATATTTCAATGTTGTCGAACAGCTTTGTTGAAGATCCGCACCAAGTGGTGAAAACGGGTGACGTAGTCAAAGTGAAGGTATTAGAAGTTGATGTGGCTCGTAAGCGTATTGCCTTAAC
- a CDS encoding DMT family transporter, whose amino-acid sequence MLKNPLILNLLYVLAIGLNIVFLRYFSLHIDALNNNGVRFTVGGLVLFGLIWLKHRYDFRKLIEKPKLALIGVLMGVMMCGNMYFWLKGVALTNAVTASVSGVLAMPFGIAVAGIFFQDERQKLKNKTFWFGSLLTILGALGFVWYGKQIEVGEYFLLGSFFLLLSILIRNVQNLMVKFVNNQINVFTLSFLTSFTAGILSLLFSQQSGKLSELSQISTFLLVSLILVGIYAIGAGMVLTFHVIQQQGIITYQVLELLMPISTAFIAYLLLGETISPMQFVFAGIVIVGASMALNIVPFYKKSSFNKGSNKQ is encoded by the coding sequence ATGTTAAAAAATCCCCTGATCCTTAATCTTCTTTATGTGCTTGCCATTGGATTAAACATTGTCTTTCTTCGCTATTTCAGTCTACATATTGATGCGTTAAACAATAATGGGGTACGGTTTACGGTGGGCGGATTGGTGTTATTCGGATTAATTTGGTTAAAGCACCGCTATGATTTCCGTAAATTAATCGAAAAACCTAAATTAGCCCTGATTGGTGTGCTAATGGGCGTGATGATGTGCGGCAATATGTACTTTTGGCTGAAAGGTGTGGCATTAACGAATGCAGTGACAGCCTCTGTTTCTGGGGTTTTGGCGATGCCCTTTGGGATCGCTGTCGCTGGAATCTTCTTCCAAGATGAACGGCAAAAGCTCAAAAATAAAACCTTTTGGTTCGGGAGTTTATTGACGATTTTAGGAGCATTAGGCTTTGTCTGGTATGGCAAACAGATCGAAGTAGGGGAATATTTTCTACTGGGTTCTTTTTTCTTATTGCTCTCTATTTTAATCCGAAACGTACAAAATTTAATGGTGAAATTTGTGAATAATCAGATAAATGTTTTCACGTTAAGTTTTCTCACCTCATTTACTGCAGGTATATTAAGCCTCTTATTTAGCCAACAAAGTGGCAAATTATCCGAACTTAGTCAGATTTCCACGTTCTTATTAGTTAGTTTGATTTTAGTCGGTATTTATGCGATAGGCGCTGGCATGGTTCTCACTTTCCATGTAATTCAGCAACAAGGCATTATCACTTACCAAGTGCTTGAATTACTGATGCCTATTTCGACCGCATTTATTGCTTATCTGTTGTTGGGTGAAACTATTTCCCCCATGCAGTTTGTTTTTGCAGGGATTGTAATTGTCGGCGCAAGTATGGCGTTAAATATAGTCCCTTTTTATAAAAAATCCTCATTTAATAAAGGAAGTAACAAACAATGA